In Lolium rigidum isolate FL_2022 chromosome 3, APGP_CSIRO_Lrig_0.1, whole genome shotgun sequence, the genomic window GACTAAAGAAGGAAATGATTTGTAACCTTGTACATAATACAGTCAGTTTCTTGATTGAGGGAGGCTTGATGTGTAACGATTAACGAATGGGAATGCCATTTATGTTCTTCCAGCTTTGACCCTCCAACTAAAGAAACCACACATTGTACAACACCAGTTCTGTTGAGCATCTTCTTGCATCATGTGAGATCTGCTCAGTTGGTAGGATTTGAGTTGTGATGAAATGAGTTTATGTGAAATGTGCTGTTCAGCAATTAAGAGATTATGCCGTCAGAAATTAGTTCTGATGAATGGGTTCTCTGATGAATTACTCTGTGATACATATGTTGTCCACACATCATGAATATTGAATACCGCAAGCTTTCGTAGTCAGTGCACCAGGTTTTGAAACAATGCAAACACACCAGAAGTTTGATGACATTGTTAAATTCTGACAAGCAAAGCCTTAGAACGACAAGCTAGATTGAGCAGGCATTCTGGCAGCAAGAGACGGTTTACCATCGGACATCCGTGCAGGAGAACTCCATCACTCCATCAGTTCCCTAGCATTGCCCATTTCCTGACGGTCGCTGCAGGCCAGAGGACGGCGGCTTGTATGGTCCAAGCAGCCCCGCAGCACCATTTGGTATGCTCCAAACCTTCACCGGTGGTGGTGGCACTGCTGGTCCAgacgggctcctcgtcgccgtagcagcagcagcaacaggacAAGAGCCATGACTGAAGGCAGCCAAGGCTGCCGGGCTCCGTGCCGCCGTGGGCGCTGCCGGAGTCAGCACAACCCCAGCAGATGCCAATGCAGCGCTCAGCGAAGCGGCTGCTAGAATCGGGTTCTGCCCGAGCAAGGTAGCTGCTTGAGCGGGGTTTCGCGCGTACATTGCAAGGTCTCCCGCGCCGGCGGCCACGACGGCATCGAGAACTGGACGCAGCGCGGtcgacgctgccgccggcgccgcagCGGCAGAAGATGCTGACGACGGTTTGCTCTTCTTCCGCGCGGGATCGGCGGCGAGCTGGCAGTGCAGCGTGCGGCCCTCGAAGACTCGGTACGGCTCCTCGAGCAACTTCCTGGCGCCTTCCGCCGCGCGGTACAGGAACATCGCGTACCCGCGGGAGCTCCCCGTCTGGGCGTCGAACCCGAACGGCCCGCCCTCGAGCTCCCCGAACCGCGCGAAGAACGCGCCCAGCCTCTCCGCGCTCGCGTCCGGCGCGACGTTGGTGACGTACACccgcctcccggcggcggcggcgccagatGGGTCGGGGCCGGCCGAGGCGAACTGCGCGGACACGGGCCGGCCCGCGACGACGACGCACGGCGCGCGGaccgcgaggcgggcggcggagcggcAGAGGAACGTTAGGAAGCCGTAGCCCCTGCAGCGCGCGGTGACGCGGTCGGCGACGACGTGGCAGTCGGAGAGGGGGCCGAACGCGGAGAACGCCGCCTGGAGGGCGGGGCCGTCGGCGTGCGGGGGCAGGCCGTGGACGAAGATCCTGCGGTGTGAGGGGGAGGAGTCCGCGGCGGCGCGGACGCGCGCGAGCAGAGCGGGGTCTGCGGCCGCCGCGCCCGCGAGGAATGCGACGAGGCGGGGCTTGGAGTAGGGGTCGAGAAGGCGGCGCACGGAGGCCGGCGAGGATGGGGGCGAACATTCTGAGCCGGAACCGGGATCGGGCATGGCGTCTCGAGGTTTCCGGCGTTTGCGTTTGCGGGTGGAGGTGTTGGGTTCGGGATAGTCGCCATTGTTGCCggacttcttcttgcccatggtgggCAGGCAGGATGGGCTGCCGTAGAGGGTAATGCCAGGCTCTCAGCCTCAAACTCTCACGGACTGACTCAAACGGTACCAATTCTAAGTTTTGGACAATTAAACTATGGACAATTAAACTATAAATGCGTTTCAAACAGAAAGTCTTGGTGGTGTAGTCGGTTATCACGTTAGTCTCACACACTAAAGGTCCCCAGTTCGAACCTGGGCTAAGACAACTCTTTTTGCCTTTTACAAATTTTGTAGAGTACTTCTGCATATGGAAGTTCTGCAGTTTCTTTTTTTGGTCTCATTGTTCCATTGGCATGCGATTGTCGCCCGTGCTTAGCCACGAAATTATAAGATATTATAAGCAATGATAGAAAAATTATCCTAAATATGTGTGACAAAGATGATAATTTCGGGAACCTGTGAAAGATCTGCGCATCATTGTATTGAATTCGAATGAGAATGTTTACAATCTTTTTGCCTTTTACAAATTTTGTAGAGTACTTCTGCATATGGAAGTTCTGCAGTTTCTTTTTTTGGTCTCATTGTTCCATTGGCATGCGATTGTCGCCCGTGCTTAGCCACGAAATTATAAGATATTATAAGCAATGATAGAAAAATTATCCTAAATATGTGTGACAAAGATGATAATTTCGGGAACCTGTGAAAGATCTGCGCATCATTGTATTGAATTCGAATGAGAATGTTTACAAGGCCGGGAGAGGCCCTGCACCACCGGTGAGACCCACCAAAGCAGGTATGGCCCTACAACGCCTAATTTTATATGACAAACATGATGAAATGTGGTTTCCATTCAAACATTGCATTCATAATTTTGTACGACTATGACTATACATgaaatgcacattttgctcacgaAATAATGCCAGAATCATTTTATAAATCCATGCAAACTGCCACACCTTTTTGCTAAATCAATGCGTTAATGTCATCCTGCTAATACATATGCCGTGCAGTAGTCTGAGATCAAATAAAACTTGGTGAAATGTAATCTATCAATCTTCATTTCATAAGGTGTATCGATAACTGTAACTTAATCTTCATTGCAATGTAGCTCTTGAAGTGAAGCAAAATTTAGAGGTTTCTTGATCCAAAATATTTGGGCATGCCTGTGCTGGATGGCAGAATGGACAAAGGCCGGTTTGAGTCGCTTCATGCAAGTATGAGCAGGGGACTTGTGGATTGGGCAGAGAAATATATGTTGTGGAGCGAAAGAAATATTAATCAAGGCCGTGGCACAAGCTATACCCACTTATGTGATGAGTGTGTTTAACCTTCCTGCATCTTGTGATGAGTTGATTAAGCTGATGCGCCAATATTGGTGGGGAGTTGAGAAGGGGAAGAGGAAAATGGCCTGGCTTGCATGGAATAATTTGATTCTCCCCAAATCTCATGGAGGTATGGGCTTCCGAGATATGAGAAAGTTTAATCAAGCTTTGCTAGCAAAGCAAGCTTGCAGATTAATTGATAACCCCGACAGTCTATGTGCACGCCTTCTGAAAGCCACATACTACCCTACAGGCAACCTGATCGATACTGTCTTTGTTGGTAATTCGTTGGCTTTTTAGAAAGGGATAGAGTATGGCTTGGAACTACTGAAAAAGGGTGTAATATGGAGAGTGGGTAATGGCACAAGTATAAGAGCCTGGAGGGACCCCTGGATACCTAAAGGACCAACCTTCCGCCCTATCTCGATTAAAGATGACTGTCACTATAATAGAGTATCTGACTTTCTAGATGAAAATGGTGCCTGGAATGTTGACCGTTTGAACAGATACTTCTTACCTGTTGATATAGAAGCTACCCTGAATATTAGGACTTCACCAAGATTGCAACAAGATTTCTTGGCTTGGCCTCCCGAGAAAACAGGTAATTTTACTGCTGTTTCAGCTCATATTGATAACACAGCCGGTGGTTCATCTAGCTCTTGGCCAGATGGAATTAGACCGGTGTGGAAGCTGGTGTGGGATTCATCCCTACCCGAGAAGATGAAATTTTTTGCCTGCAAAATCATCTCCGGTGCCTTGGCTACAGATGTAAAAATGCGGTCTCGACACTTACATGTCGTTGGAACTTGTCGCATATGCGGCATGACGGACGAGGACTCATTCGATGCACTGGTCGTATATCCAAATGCTATGAAGATTTGGGACTGCATGAGGGGGGTATGGCCTGTTCCGGCTCAGAATACTATACAGAACACTGGGGCCGAATGGCTTTTTGACTTGCTGGATTCTGTACCAACAGGAACTAGAGATATGATCATCATGCTCACCTGGAAAGTTTGGCAGCTTGGGAAAAAACAGACGGTGGATGAAATTCCGAAGGGCAAAGGACCATGTGTTGTTAGTCCCAAAGCCAGCAGGAGGTTCAGTCAGAAAATCCAGCCTGCCTATGCCGGACCAAGGTTGGGCTGCTTTATCTGTTGATGATTCGTTCGACGCTCaaggaggagctggagcaggtaTGGTCCTAAGAAATTCGAGTGGTGAGGTCATCTACTCTGCATAGCGATGCCTATCTCATTGTAATGAAGCGCTGGAGGCTGAAGCGTGTGTTATGATGGAATGAATCTCTCTTGCTCTGGAGTGGTGCACATCTCCACTAGTAATCCAGACGGACTGTGGTTCAATATTAACAACTTTGAAAGATCCTGGCCGAAATAGGTCATGCTATGGCCATATATTTGATGAGGTGAATCCCATCTTGAGTCTTCGAGAATTTATCCTTGTGAAATTAGATAGCGAACAAAATAGGGGTGTACATTGTCTTGCCAATTTTGGTAGGCTGGAAGGCAATACCGCTTTTTGGTAAAGCCAAGTTCCTCAATGGGCTTCACAGCTTGTAATGGATGATCGTAACCTTGTTACAGAGGAATAAAATCTCGATTTTCTCTGCAAAAAAAAGAGATCTCAGTTACACTCCAAAGAACACGAAATGATCGATGGGTATCGGTTCCATCAGAATTGTATGGCACGAAGCCACGAAACCAagacatgcaaaaaaaaaaaccactaaTTAACCTCCAGAGTTACGAAGAAAAAGCTCTTACCTCTGCAAAGCACACCGATCTTGGCAAGCTAACAACAGTTCAGGCAGAGCCAACAACCACACCAGCATCGGCGTTGGTCTCAAGCTGTCACAACTCGCAACTATAGCATAGCACAATCGAAGCACTATTGTCAAATAGAGACTGGAAGACGATGTATTGACCTCTTGCTCGTTTAGGAACGAAGCAGAAAAAAATAGGGTGCACAGTGAGACAGTTCAGTGTGGAGCCGGCCTTATCCTTGCTTGGACAGAGACATTTGAACCAACAGTTTTTGAGAAAATTGAACCAACAGTTTTTCCTCCTCCTTGGAGTGGTATTCTTCCCGGTCTTGCTTTTCTCGGCATATATATAACCTTgtctgcctcctcctccttctagcCAGCCATGGACTCCACGGAGAAGGGCCCTCTGCTGGGGAAGCACAGTTCCTCCTCGCTGCAGGTCtgtcttctctccctctctgttATGTTTTGACTTGGTTCATAATTCGTGTTGTGTTCTTGTATGAGTTCCCAATAATTGATTTGGTTTGTAGAACTATATATCACTACAATTgcttctcctttttttttgctGCGAAATGCAGAGTAGTGCCGAATATACAGGCGATGGATCTGTTTGCATCCGTGGGAGTCCTGCTTGCAGGAAAGATACAGGGAACTGGAAGGCTTGCTCCTTAACCATAGGTCAGGACTGTAAAATGCTTCTCTACAATTAGAGTTCTACTGGAAGACCATATAGGACATATAGTAGTTAAATACTTTCTTTTTTAGCGTACCATTCATTATACTAGAACAAGAAATTCATATACATATTGTTTGCGCTCTTAGTTGCTCATCTCGCACGATGAGATAATGGTTAGATACCTACGGAATACTCTTTTCTTCTCCCTTTCTGAGAATGAATACTTGAGCAGAGCAGTGACACCTCACTGTACCCAAACGTTCATATAACATCCCGACAATATTTGTGACCTCCGTTTCCAAACATTAACAAAATCTTGTGACGATGCCCTGTATTCCTATTGAATTTTGCACTGCAGTTCTCATTACTGCTTTCCATACTCAATGCAAGATCCAACAGAGAAGAAACTTCCTTGTGCAGTTTGTTCGTTCTGCTTGTATCTGGCCTATATCTCTATCTCGAAAAACCTAGTCAGTTATCTCACAAAGGTCCTACATGAAACAAACGTGGCCGCTGCAAGAGACGTTGCAACTTGGCGAGGTACCAGCTACCTCGCACCTTTACTTGGAGCCTTCTTAGCTGATTCATATCTGGGCAAGTACAGGACAGGTCTCATCTTCTGCACAGTCTTATTTCTAGTAAGTGCTACAAATAACTCATACTCATTTATCATCAAGAGAGAAGAGAGTACATAAGTTCTTTCTCCTCTTTCATTTCTGAACTAAACGCTCTCTGGTCAGGGGATTTGGAGTTGAACTTTGACTTCCCTAACGTGTTCGCTTACCTTTTATTCCCATTCTGCTCATTTAGGGAATGATGATGTTGCTTCTATCCGCGGCTCTTCCGTTGATCTCCACCGGTCCTCTGGCATGGATTATTCCAACAGGCCCCGTGTCTTCTCAGTACATATTCTTCGTCGGGTTGTACATGGTTGCTCTAGGGTATGGCGCACAGAAACCTTGCGTCGTGTCCTTCGGAGCCGAccaatttgatgacactgatgaagtCGAGAGAACCAATAAGAGCACTTATTTCAATTGGTACTACTTCACCCTCAATGCTGCTTCGCTGATCTCAGGGACTATTATTGTGTGGGTGCAAGACCATGAAGGCTGGGTCTGGGGTTTTGCCATTTCTACAACGTTTGTGGCTTTAGGGGCATGTACTCTTTTCTTCGGCTCAGATGCGTATAGATTCcagaaacctggaggaagccctCTTGCAAGAATATGCCAGGTTCTTGTCGCGTCTACTCGCAACCTCGGTAAAGATTTGCCATGCGACTCCACAGCTCTTTATGAGTTCCTGGGTCAAGGTTCAGCAATCCAAGGCAGCCGGAAATTGGAGCATACAGATGGGCTTAAGTAATACTAGTACTCTATGCTGCCAACTCAAATCTTAAGTTTATAGCCTACATATGCATCCATTTCTGTTGCATTTCCAGTTAAATATTATCCAAGGTTCtaatctgttttctttttctctcagCTTCTTTGATAGAGCTGCAATCGTGACACCATCTGGCTGTGAATCTCCTCGCCAACTTAGTACATGGAAGATCTGCACTGTCACTCAGGTGGAGGAGTTAAAGATTCTGGTCAGGATGTTGCCAATCTGGTCTACGGTGATACTATATTCTACAGTTCAAGAACACGTGTTTTCGACGTTTGTAGAGCAAGGCATGGTAATGGAGAAACATCTCGGCTCTTTCGAAATACCTGCTGCGTCCTTCCAGTCCGTACAAGTCATCACTGCCCTTCTACTTATTCCATTCTATGGACGAGTCCTCGTCGCGGTATTCAGAAAATTCACTGGGAGGACGAACGGCATTACACCGCTGCAACGGATGGGAGTTGGCTTGTTTTTCTCAATGCTATCAGTGACGTCAGCAGCAGTGGTGGAGAGCAACCGGTTGCGGATCGCACAGGATAAAGGATTGGTTCACCATCAGGTGGCCGTTCCGATGAGCATCCTGTGGCAGGGACCCCAGTACATGCTGCTAGGAGCTGGCGAGGTGTTCACTCTCATTGGGATAAGCGAGTTCTTTTACGGTGAATCGCCAGACTCCATGAGAAGCCTGTGCATGGCTTTCTGTTTTGCCAACGTCGCGGCTGGAAATTACCTTAATACGTTCATCCTGTCTCTTGTGCCTGTGTTCACAGCCACAGGAGACACTCCAGGCTGGATACCTGGTAACCTGAATGAAGGACATTTGGATAGATTCTACTTGATGATGGCTGGGTTGAGTTTCTTGAATTTGTTGGCATTTATGTTCTGTGCTACTAGGTACACAAATGTGAAAAGGCTTCATATATAGTCCTAGTGTGAAAAGGTTATGATTTGGTACAACATATAATCATGCTCAGAGGTAAGCTCTGTTGGAGCAGCAAGCAGAACGCTACTGCAGTCTCAGGAATCGCGGGGGGAGCACCCATTTATACAGTTGAGGATTTGAGATTTTCCCCAATCATGAACATCTAGCAAAATGTACTACCATGTTAAGATTTGAATGTGGTATCCAAGATAAAGTAACTTAGTACCAGATGCAGTCCACATACATCAGGAAACTGCAAATGTATTTGTTTCGACAGTGATAGAAACCAATGTCTAAAATCAGGCAGGATGCTTGTGATTTATTCTTGAAAACTATTTCCCTGGATGCTTGTGTCATGGAAGGGTTTGAAACTGTAAGCTAGTGATTGTGTAGTTTAAAAAGGTGCATCCTCACCTGTTACGTTTGCACATGTAAATGCAATGCTACACTTGATAGCTTTTTTTGTAATGCTTATTGTTAATAACAAAACACTTGTTCCCAACAGCAAATAGAACCACAGCCCCGTACAATTCTTAGAATGCTAAAACTAATTTTCATTATAGTACATGAGTAGTACATGAGTATAGAACGATTTTATCAGCAAACCAACAAAAACATGCCCCACTTGTATCGTAATGGACCAATCTAGTTGGCTTTGCACGGTAACCAAGTCAAGTAGAGCTTATTCAGTTAGTGTCGAACTAATTTTGAAGTCGTAATGCACAAAAAGATCCGAGTCTAGTAGAGCTTGTTCATTTAGTGTCAACCAATGACCCAGACATCATTTATCTTCGACAACCAAGCAACAACCATACTAACAAGTTCAGACAGTAACAATTTATTGAATAGCTAGGATAGCAGTTTATTTAGATAATGGAAGAGCTTTATGCAGAGAGCCAAACCTAGAACTGTATGTGGTGACTAGTACTCATTTGCACTTCAGTTTCAAGGGAAGGACCATGTTGCGCAAACCCCATGTTGCATTTGCCGAGTCCGTTGGCAGGGGGGAGAGTGTACCATCTATCACGTTGTAGGCACAATAAGAACTCAAACTCTTCTCATCAAAGCAGGGACAATCACCAGCATCAGGCACCAAACAGAATATGGTAATGAGAAACACACAGCTCTGGAGCAGCGTTGCCCTAAAAACAGGGCATGATCATCAGGCTTGAATACCTTCTCTACCCGTATATCAAGATAGAGCATCTTAACTTCTCTACATGTATATCAAGATTGACGAGCACAAAGATAGAACATAATAAGACACAGCATCCTACAGTATTTCAACAAGAGACTTTCTTGTGCAACTACTGCACCGAACCCTTATCAGCTAGTTCTTAGCAAAGCCACCAGCAACACTTAATAAATAAGCAATTTGTTCTCAGCAAAACACCAATATGACAACGAATCTTCATAAGGAGACAGGACGGTGAACATGATACTTGAAATAGTCTCAAATAAAACAAATACACAATATAATCCATGCCGTTCATCTTTCATGGACTACACAACACGAGAATCATGCAAATCTTGATGATTACCTGGCACTTCATCTTACACAAAGTTGCTAGCCTTTGATATCTAAAATTATCTGACCAAAAGTTCCCTGTTGGCAAATAATTAAACCTTGACAAAGATCTCCCAATGCAACGGCTGGACTGCAGTAGTATCCGGTTCACTGAGGATTATCTGTGCATTCAGAGAGGCCTTTTCTAGAGGCAGCAGTTTTGTTTCAAGAAAATCGGATGTAACCAGATGATCCTTATGAAGCCCTTTTGGGTGATCACTGGGAGTAAATAGTATCAATTGGTTGAGACTGGGAGACCTTTTCAACAGAAAGCTTAGTAGCCGCATCTCATTGTGGCGGCCCATGAAATTCATCATCTTGAGAAAAATAAGGTTTTCACATCCATTCCCTAGTGGCTCTTCCACCGATTCctctgacccctcttcctctgatTGATCTTCACCAGACTCTTCTCCCTCAGTCTCATCTTCCTCCGATGCCTGCCCCTCCGGCAGCTCATCTTCCTCTGACCCATCGTCCTCCGATTCGTCTACCTTGAAGTGAATATACTCTGATCCCTCTGACAgctcttcctccagctcatctTCCTCTGACCCATCGTCCTCCGATTCGTCTACCTTGAAGTGACTTTCCTCTGATCCCTCCGACAactcttcctctagctcatcttcCTCTGACCAAACTTCCTCCGATTCATCTACCTTTGAGTGATTTTCCTCTGACACCTCTTCCTCTGATTCGTCTTCCTCTGGCTCGTCTTCCTCTGAGTGATTTTCCTCTGACACCTCTTCCTCTGATTCGGTTTGCTCGGATTGATCTTTCTCAGGCTCTTCTCCGTAACACAGATGTTTGTCCCATGCATGCATCTTACATTCATGTTCCTCCGAGAgctcttcctctagctcatcttcCTCTGACCCATCTTCCTCTGAATCCGATGGTTCTTCCTGTGGCTTATATTGACCACTCCTTGTTGGAAGCTGCAAGAGGGCATAGTAAGCATTCGAAGAAATATAACACAGAAAGAGCAGGCATCCAAAACAAAGCATGGTGATAATGCATTTGCTTAACATTGGACGACAGGACAAGTCAAGAACAAAGGTCATAATGAAATGTAGAATCTAACAAACAGT contains:
- the LOC124702987 gene encoding protein NRT1/ PTR FAMILY 8.3-like; translated protein: MDSTEKGPLLGKHSSSSLQSSAEYTGDGSVCIRGSPACRKDTGNWKACSLTIVCSFCLYLAYISISKNLVSYLTKVLHETNVAAARDVATWRGTSYLAPLLGAFLADSYLGKYRTGLIFCTVLFLGMMMLLLSAALPLISTGPLAWIIPTGPVSSQYIFFVGLYMVALGYGAQKPCVVSFGADQFDDTDEVERTNKSTYFNWYYFTLNAASLISGTIIVWVQDHEGWVWGFAISTTFVALGACTLFFGSDAYRFQKPGGSPLARICQVLVASTRNLGKDLPCDSTALYEFLGQGSAIQGSRKLEHTDGLNFFDRAAIVTPSGCESPRQLSTWKICTVTQVEELKILVRMLPIWSTVILYSTVQEHVFSTFVEQGMVMEKHLGSFEIPAASFQSVQVITALLLIPFYGRVLVAVFRKFTGRTNGITPLQRMGVGLFFSMLSVTSAAVVESNRLRIAQDKGLVHHQVAVPMSILWQGPQYMLLGAGEVFTLIGISEFFYGESPDSMRSLCMAFCFANVAAGNYLNTFILSLVPVFTATGDTPGWIPGNLNEGHLDRFYLMMAGLSFLNLLAFMFCATRYTNVKRLHI